The nucleotide window TCGTTCCGGTTCGAGACCATCCCTGACGGTCTACCGGAGACAGACGTGGACGCCACGCAGGATATCACTGCCCTTTGCGAGTCCACCATGAAGAACTGTCTAGCTCCGTTCGAGGAGCTTCTCTGGCGGATTAACGCCAGAGATGATGTCCCTCCAGTAAGTTGTATAATATCTGATGATTGTATGAGTTTCACTCTTGATGCTGCAGAGAAGCTTTGCATCCGGCATGTTCTTTTTTGGAGCACAAGTGCATGTGGCCTCATGGCTTATTTACACTTTTATCACTTCATCGAAAGGGGTTTATGTCCAGTAAAAGGTACAGGCTCTTACATAAAGTTAAAATGATTCATTGATGTCACAATATCGTATAACTATACTAATAAATGGTTATGAATATGGCAGATGAGAGTTTTTTGACGAAGGAATACTTGGACACCCCTATAGATTGGATACCTTCGATGAAGAATCTGAAACTAAAAGATGTTCCGAGCTTCATCCGTACCACTGATCGTGATGATATTATGCTTAAGTTTACCCTCCACGAGGTCGAGCGAGCCAAACGCACTTCTGCTATCATTCTCAACACCTTTGATGACCTAGAGCATGATGTTATCCGGTCTATACAACCCATTTTTTCTCCGGTTTATTCTATTGGACCGCTTCATCTTTTAGCTAACCGGGTGATTGAAGATAGTGGTGAGGTAGGAAGGATGGGGTCGAATTTATGGAAAGAGAAGATAGAATGTTTGGCCTGGCTTGATACTAAGGCTCCAGACAGCGTAGTATATGTTAACTTCGGGAGCATAACTGTCACAAGCGCGAAGCAGCTTGCTGAGTTTGCTTTGGGTTTGGCAGGAAGTGGGAAGGAGTTTTTATGGGTGATCCGACCAGATTTAGTGGCTGGAGAGGCTGCGGTGGTTCCACCGGAGTTTTTAGTGGAGACAAGGGACCGTGGCATGATGGCCAGTTGGTGTCCTCAAGAGAAGGTACTTTCCCACCCAGCAGTGGGAGGTTTCTTAACGCATTGTGGGTGGAACTCAATGTTAGAGAGTCTATGTGGCGGTGTACCGATGATATGTTGGCCGTTCTTTGCAGAACAGCCAACTAATTGTAAATTTTGCTGTGAAGAGTGGGGAGTAGGGATGGAGATAAACGAAAATGTAAAGAGGGAGGAGATTGAGGCGGTGGTAAAAGAACTCATGGATGGAGAGAAGGGAAGGAAAATGAGAGAGAAGGCGAGGGAATGGCGGCGCTTAGCCGAGAAAGCGACAGAAAGTAAGTATGGTTCCTCGGTTATAAACTTTGAGACGGTTGTTAGCAAGGTTGTTTTGAGACAGAGATCAGAGGAATAACTAAAACATAAGATCGATATCATAGAGATGTTGCGTATAATGATTGTGTGTAAGTGtttttcttgtttctatcgTGTGTAATAAATACATCCATGGCTGGTAAGCAGgattgataaataaataagtatTGGTCAATAGCTATATTTGAGTGATTTATAAGTGtttgttaatatgttttaactattttgttgaaatatattttcagaCCTTTGAAGTCATAACCAGACATATaaacaattaaacattttaccaaagaagcaaaaaaataataataataacaataattatATGGTTCTTATGATTGACGTGACACCACAGTATCCCCAAACAGACTTTCTGATTGAATCTAATCTTTGTTAACAGCATTTCCTCCTCGCTAATCATAAATAATTACGTCTTGAACAATCCTTTGCTCTTCTTTTTAATATCACGAAAATCCATGGATTCTATTAGAACTGGAAACAGAGACTGACCCTTAACATAACACTAGGTTATTGCCTATGGGCCTCACACGGTACACAGAAAAATTTAGACAGCAGGAGGAGCTTAGCTACCGTTCGGCACTGGCATATGTCACGATTTTGTCCTTATTTTGTGTCTGCTTTTCTTCCTTTGTCCTTCGCTTTTTCGTTTGAACTCATTTTTCCTTCTTGTAATCCGCAAAAACCCGAAACAAGataataaattttagatttattaTTCGGCAGAAGCAAACATAGATACAGACGTACATGCTGTGCACTGGCACATGCCTTGTCGTCACAAAGATGTAGACTTGTAATTGAAAACCTAATGTTTCGGTTAGAAGGATAAGAATCATTATTTCCTCTTAACGAGGGGATAACGCCTTGAATCTAACTTTTGATAACGATTTCCCCTTTTTAGTACTTTGTTTCTCAAGgtatactatatattgatggGAGAAAGAAGAGAATTTTCAATTggtatcttttgaaaaataaataaaaagaaacatatatatatacacatatatatgt belongs to Brassica rapa cultivar Chiifu-401-42 chromosome A07, CAAS_Brap_v3.01, whole genome shotgun sequence and includes:
- the LOC103829334 gene encoding UDP-glycosyltransferase 85A1, whose protein sequence is MESHAIDNRQKPHVAFVPYPAQGHINPMLKLAKLLHAKGIHVTFVNTVYNHNRLLRSRGPNALDGLPSFRFETIPDGLPETDVDATQDITALCESTMKNCLAPFEELLWRINARDDVPPVSCIISDDCMSFTLDAAEKLCIRHVLFWSTSACGLMAYLHFYHFIERGLCPVKDESFLTKEYLDTPIDWIPSMKNLKLKDVPSFIRTTDRDDIMLKFTLHEVERAKRTSAIILNTFDDLEHDVIRSIQPIFSPVYSIGPLHLLANRVIEDSGEVGRMGSNLWKEKIECLAWLDTKAPDSVVYVNFGSITVTSAKQLAEFALGLAGSGKEFLWVIRPDLVAGEAAVVPPEFLVETRDRGMMASWCPQEKVLSHPAVGGFLTHCGWNSMLESLCGGVPMICWPFFAEQPTNCKFCCEEWGVGMEINENVKREEIEAVVKELMDGEKGRKMREKAREWRRLAEKATESKYGSSVINFETVVSKVVLRQRSEE